A region of Mauremys mutica isolate MM-2020 ecotype Southern chromosome 2, ASM2049712v1, whole genome shotgun sequence DNA encodes the following proteins:
- the LOC123364098 gene encoding translocon-associated protein subunit gamma-like yields MAPKGGSEARQQSEEDLLLQDFSRNLSAKSSALFFGNAFIVSAIPIWLYWRIWHMDLVQSAVLYSVMTLVSTYLVAFAYKNVKFVLKHKVAQKREDAVSKEVTRKLSEADNRKMSRKEKDERILWKKNEVADYEATTFSIFSNNTLFLVLVIIASFFLLKNFNPTVNYILSISASSGLIALLSTGSK; encoded by the coding sequence ATGGCTCCGAAAGGCGGTAGTGAGGCCCGGCAGCAGTCGGAGGAggacctgctcctgcaggacttcAGCCGCAACCTCTCGGCCAAGTCCTCGGCGCTCTTCTTCGGCAACGCCTTCATCGTGTCCGCCATCCCCATCTGGCTGTACTGGCGGATATGGCACATGGATCTTGTTCAGTCTGCAGTCCTATACAGTGTAATGACCCTTGTCAGTACATATCTGGTAGCCTTTGCATACAAGAACGTCAAGTTTGTTCTCAAACACAAAGTAGCCCAAAAGAGAGAAGATGCTGTTTCCAAAGAAGTTACTCGCAAACTTTCTGAGGCAGACAATAGGAAGATGTCTCGCAAAGAGAAGGATGAGAGAATTCTGTGGAAGAAAAATGAAGTTGCAGATTACGAAGCAACAACATTTTCTATCTTCTCCAACAACACCCTCTTTCTCGTCTTGGTCATCATTGCTTCATTTTTTCTGTTGAAGAATTTCAACCCCACCGTAAACTACATTCTGTCTATAAGCGCTTCATCTGGACTGATCGCCCTGCTGTCTACAGGCTCCAAATAG